The following are from one region of the Staphylococcus schleiferi genome:
- a CDS encoding phosphatase PAP2 family protein, producing MSHWKRISLLLIFTLIFSVIAMFHESRLGKWIDNEVYSFIYSSESFISTSIFFGATQIGEVWAMITLSLIVVTLLMLYKYKIEALFFALTMIMSGVTNPILKNIFDRERPTLLRLIDISGFSFPSGHAMGATAFFGSLMFVAHRILKGKSKAFVIGASALFIILISSSRVYLGVHYPTDIIAGIIGGVICILLSQLILRKQLNL from the coding sequence ATGTCACATTGGAAGCGAATTTCACTTTTACTCATTTTTACACTGATATTTTCAGTGATTGCCATGTTTCATGAATCGCGCTTAGGCAAGTGGATTGATAATGAAGTTTATTCATTTATTTATTCTTCAGAGAGTTTTATATCGACTTCTATCTTTTTCGGTGCGACTCAAATCGGTGAAGTATGGGCAATGATTACATTATCACTCATTGTCGTAACTTTACTTATGCTCTATAAATACAAAATTGAAGCGCTCTTTTTTGCACTGACTATGATAATGTCCGGCGTGACGAATCCAATACTTAAAAATATATTCGATAGAGAACGACCAACTTTGTTACGACTCATTGATATATCAGGTTTTAGTTTTCCAAGTGGACATGCCATGGGTGCAACAGCATTTTTTGGAAGTTTAATGTTTGTTGCACACCGTATTTTAAAAGGGAAATCAAAAGCTTTTGTTATTGGTGCGAGTGCACTATTTATCATTTTGATTTCTAGTTCTCGTGTCTATCTCGGTGTCCATTATCCAACTGACATCATTGCAGGAATTATAGGCGGTGTGATTTGTATTTTACTGTCTCAACTCATCCTACGTAAACAATTGAATTTATAA
- a CDS encoding response regulator transcription factor has product MKKVLIVEDEKNLARFIELELKHENYDVEIRNDGASGLNRALQHDFDLILLDLMLPEMDGLEVCKRLRTQKDTPIIMITAKGEIEDKVTGLDYGADDYIVKPFEIEELLARSRALIRRYTDEHSAKSNVIEIDGIKIDKNAFKVWYENETLELTKTEFDLLLLLAENKNRVLHREQILDHVWGYESEVETNVVDVYIRYLRNKLKKIDKQKLIETVRGVGYVIRQ; this is encoded by the coding sequence ATGAAAAAAGTACTCATTGTAGAAGATGAAAAAAACTTAGCTCGCTTTATTGAATTAGAACTTAAACATGAAAATTATGATGTAGAAATTAGAAATGATGGCGCTTCAGGATTGAATCGCGCTTTACAACATGATTTTGATCTTATTTTATTAGATTTAATGTTACCTGAAATGGATGGTTTAGAAGTTTGTAAAAGATTGCGTACGCAAAAAGATACGCCTATCATTATGATTACTGCTAAAGGTGAAATAGAAGATAAAGTCACTGGGTTAGATTATGGCGCTGATGATTATATTGTCAAACCTTTTGAAATTGAAGAATTATTAGCAAGGAGTCGTGCATTGATACGACGGTACACAGATGAGCATTCAGCTAAATCAAATGTGATAGAAATAGATGGCATCAAAATAGATAAAAATGCTTTCAAAGTATGGTATGAAAATGAAACTCTCGAACTCACTAAAACCGAATTTGATTTATTATTACTTCTTGCAGAAAACAAAAATCGCGTCTTGCATCGAGAACAAATTCTTGATCATGTTTGGGGTTATGAATCTGAAGTCGAAACAAATGTAGTAGATGTATATATTCGATATTTAAGAAATAAATTGAAAAAAATCGATAAACAAAAGCTAATTGAAACGGTTAGAGGTGTAGGATACGTGATCAGACAATGA
- a CDS encoding HAMP domain-containing histidine kinase: MKQSTLKTKWTFVTTLITFLIIFIFCLLIIYAISSLLKQNEFQKAERSADDLYNLLETKPVKNITALEYSSVTDSYQKVILYDEHGHKLLENSNTTNIQFSPPFHPHETRNIKIIRNDKGAYITVSNPVDTGHFKGYATIVHSLDVYDDLLNFITYLALIFGFIALFVTACISYFFSSQITQPINIITEKMTQIRRNGFQEKLEVPTNYEETDALIDTFNSMMVKLENSFNQQKQFVEDASHELRTPLQIIQGHLNLIQRWGKKDPDILEESLNISLEEMNRITKLVEELLLLTKDDSRLTDNQTEKVDVNEEIKNRIHSLQQIHPDYQFNFSSNLDFIYLDINSFHLEQILLIFLDNAIKYDTQNKHVSIATKLINNQVLIKITDRGMGIPQADQAHIFDRFYRVDKSRSRQQGGNGLGLSIAHKMVKLYNGRISVKSEVGQFTTFIISFDSL, encoded by the coding sequence ATGAAACAATCGACACTAAAAACCAAATGGACATTTGTGACGACACTCATTACGTTTCTTATCATTTTCATATTTTGCTTACTCATTATTTATGCAATTAGTAGTTTACTCAAGCAAAATGAATTTCAAAAAGCAGAAAGAAGTGCAGATGATCTTTACAATCTTTTAGAAACAAAACCGGTAAAAAATATTACAGCTTTAGAGTATAGCTCCGTCACAGATAGCTATCAAAAAGTCATTCTTTATGATGAACACGGACATAAATTATTAGAAAACTCAAATACAACGAATATCCAGTTCTCACCACCTTTTCACCCTCACGAAACTCGAAACATTAAAATTATACGAAATGACAAAGGGGCTTATATTACTGTTTCTAATCCTGTAGATACGGGTCACTTTAAAGGGTATGCAACAATTGTTCACTCTCTTGATGTTTACGATGATTTACTCAATTTTATTACTTACTTGGCACTTATATTTGGTTTTATCGCATTATTTGTAACCGCATGTATCAGTTATTTCTTTTCATCGCAAATCACACAACCGATTAATATTATTACTGAAAAAATGACTCAAATTAGACGAAATGGGTTCCAAGAGAAACTTGAGGTACCTACGAATTACGAAGAAACAGATGCGCTCATTGATACATTTAACAGTATGATGGTCAAACTTGAAAATTCGTTTAATCAACAAAAACAATTTGTTGAAGATGCTTCACATGAATTGCGCACACCGTTACAAATCATACAAGGCCATCTCAATTTAATTCAGCGCTGGGGTAAAAAAGATCCTGACATATTAGAAGAATCATTGAATATTTCATTAGAAGAAATGAATCGAATTACAAAACTTGTCGAAGAATTGTTACTGTTAACTAAAGATGACTCACGCTTAACTGATAACCAAACGGAAAAAGTAGATGTAAACGAAGAAATTAAAAATCGGATACATTCTTTACAACAAATTCACCCAGACTATCAATTTAATTTTTCATCTAATTTAGATTTTATCTATTTAGATATTAATTCATTCCATCTAGAACAAATACTGTTAATCTTTCTCGATAACGCAATTAAATATGATACGCAAAATAAGCATGTATCAATAGCAACAAAACTAATTAACAACCAAGTCTTAATTAAAATTACAGATAGGGGAATGGGCATACCTCAGGCAGACCAAGCACATATATTCGATCGTTTCTATCGTGTTGATAAATCTCGGTCCCGCCAACAAGGTGGAAACGGACTCGGTTTATCTATCGCACATAAAATGGTCAAACTATATAACGGTCGTATTTCAGTCAAAAGTGAAGTGGGCCAATTTACAACATTTATCATCAGTTTCGATTCATTATAA
- a CDS encoding 2-oxoglutarate dehydrogenase E1 component produces MKNDKQVTEAPVNFGTNLGLILELYDQYLDDPSSVTEDLQVLFSTIKDGEATVSSTYQSSSGDSTIKRVMRLIDNIRQYGHLEADIYPVNAPQRTNIPKLNPEDFNLDQQTLEGISAEIVSDHFKDIYDNAYEAIVRMEKRYKGPIAFEYTHINNNKERVWLKRRIETPYKASLNKEEKIKLFKLLAHVEGFEKYLHKNFVGAKRFSIQGVNTLVPMITQTIKRAAEEQITNIQIGMAHRGRLNVLTHVLKKPYEMMLSEFMHTDPMKFLPEDGSLKITSGWTGDVKYHLGGIKTIKEHGFEQRITLANNPSHLEVVAPVVTGRTRAAQDRTDGSSQIKTDHNSAMPIIVHGDAAYPGQGVNFETMNLGNLNGFSTGGTLHIITNNRIGFTTDPEDGRSTTYATDVAKGYDVPILHVNADNVEATIEAIDIAMEFRKTFNKDVVIDLVGYRRFGHNEMDEPTLTNPLPYKEIKKHDTSEVIYGQQLVDEGVISQDEMDEVIEGVQKEMHQAHDKIDKKDTNNNTDMAMPESIAKPLANNDSELSLERLKEINEAMLTYPEAFNVFKKLNRILEQRREPFEKEGGLVDWAHAEQLAFATVMQEGIPIRMTGQDCERGTFSHRHAVLHDQENGETYIPLQHVPDQKATFDIHNSPLSEAAVVGFEYGYNVENPSSFNIWEAQFGDFSNMAQMYYDNFIFSSNAKWGERSGLTFFLPHAFEGQGPEHSSARLERFLQLAAENNMTVCNLSSSSNYFHLLRAQAASLGTDAMRPLVLMSPKGLLRNKTVAQPIDAFTSGGFEPILAENHDANKIKKVILASGKMFIDLKERLKESPNDEILIVAVERLYPFPKEEIESLLKTLPKLETIAWVQEEPQNQGAWYFVHPILNELAGDQYQLIYHGRKHRAAPSEGDGEIHKLVQNIIIENSLNI; encoded by the coding sequence ATGAAGAACGATAAACAGGTGACAGAGGCACCTGTAAACTTTGGAACAAATTTAGGATTAATTTTAGAACTTTATGATCAATATTTAGATGATCCTAGTTCTGTTACTGAAGATTTACAAGTTCTCTTTAGTACAATTAAAGACGGTGAAGCAACAGTTTCATCAACATATCAATCAAGCTCAGGGGATAGCACAATAAAACGTGTTATGCGATTAATTGATAATATTAGACAGTATGGTCATTTAGAGGCTGATATTTATCCTGTAAACGCGCCTCAACGTACGAATATTCCTAAATTAAATCCAGAAGACTTTAATTTAGATCAACAAACACTTGAGGGCATCTCAGCAGAAATCGTTTCTGACCATTTTAAGGATATTTATGATAATGCGTATGAAGCCATAGTGAGAATGGAAAAACGTTACAAAGGTCCTATTGCTTTTGAATATACACATATTAATAATAATAAAGAACGTGTATGGCTGAAACGTAGAATTGAGACACCTTATAAAGCAAGCCTCAACAAAGAAGAAAAAATTAAACTATTTAAACTTCTCGCACACGTAGAGGGGTTTGAGAAATACCTTCACAAAAACTTCGTAGGTGCAAAAAGATTTTCAATCCAAGGTGTAAATACCCTCGTGCCTATGATCACTCAAACAATTAAACGTGCAGCAGAAGAACAAATTACAAATATACAAATTGGTATGGCACATCGCGGGCGTTTAAATGTGCTAACCCATGTACTTAAAAAGCCTTACGAAATGATGCTTTCTGAGTTTATGCATACTGATCCGATGAAGTTTTTACCTGAAGATGGCAGTTTAAAAATCACTTCAGGTTGGACAGGAGACGTGAAGTATCATTTAGGTGGCATTAAAACAATTAAAGAACACGGCTTCGAACAACGCATCACATTAGCAAATAACCCTAGCCATCTTGAAGTTGTGGCACCTGTTGTCACTGGACGCACGAGAGCCGCACAAGATCGCACTGATGGCTCAAGTCAAATTAAGACAGATCACAATAGTGCAATGCCAATCATCGTGCATGGTGATGCTGCTTATCCGGGGCAAGGTGTCAATTTTGAAACAATGAACTTGGGTAACTTGAATGGTTTCTCAACTGGAGGTACTTTGCATATTATTACAAATAACCGTATTGGTTTTACAACCGATCCAGAAGATGGCCGTTCAACAACTTATGCAACAGACGTCGCTAAAGGTTATGACGTTCCAATACTACATGTGAATGCAGATAATGTAGAAGCTACAATTGAAGCTATCGATATTGCTATGGAATTTAGAAAGACATTCAACAAAGATGTCGTTATTGATTTAGTAGGTTATCGTCGTTTCGGTCACAATGAAATGGACGAGCCAACACTTACAAATCCATTACCATATAAAGAAATTAAAAAGCATGACACTTCAGAAGTCATTTACGGTCAACAATTGGTGGATGAAGGTGTGATTAGTCAAGATGAGATGGATGAAGTGATTGAAGGCGTACAAAAAGAAATGCATCAAGCACACGATAAAATCGATAAAAAAGATACAAATAACAATACTGACATGGCAATGCCTGAAAGTATTGCAAAACCGTTAGCGAATAATGATTCTGAATTATCGCTTGAAAGATTAAAAGAAATTAATGAAGCAATGCTTACTTATCCTGAAGCATTTAATGTCTTTAAAAAGTTAAATCGTATTCTCGAACAACGTAGAGAACCTTTTGAAAAAGAAGGGGGGCTCGTGGATTGGGCACATGCTGAGCAACTGGCTTTTGCTACAGTGATGCAAGAAGGAATCCCAATTCGTATGACAGGTCAAGACTGCGAGCGTGGTACATTTAGTCATCGTCATGCAGTATTACATGATCAAGAAAACGGAGAAACATACATTCCGTTACAACATGTACCTGATCAAAAAGCAACTTTTGATATTCATAATTCACCATTATCAGAAGCTGCTGTAGTTGGCTTTGAATATGGATACAATGTAGAAAATCCATCATCTTTCAATATTTGGGAAGCACAATTCGGTGATTTTTCAAATATGGCACAAATGTATTATGATAACTTTATTTTCTCAAGCAATGCAAAATGGGGAGAACGTTCAGGATTGACATTCTTCTTACCACACGCATTTGAAGGGCAAGGTCCCGAACACTCATCAGCACGTTTAGAACGCTTCTTACAACTAGCAGCAGAAAACAATATGACAGTATGTAACTTATCAAGTTCAAGTAACTATTTCCATTTGTTACGTGCACAAGCAGCAAGCTTAGGCACAGATGCGATGAGACCTTTAGTATTAATGTCACCGAAAGGCTTGTTACGTAATAAAACCGTTGCACAGCCTATCGATGCATTTACAAGTGGTGGATTTGAACCTATTCTTGCGGAAAATCACGACGCAAATAAAATTAAAAAAGTCATTTTAGCATCAGGAAAAATGTTTATTGATTTGAAAGAACGTCTAAAAGAATCACCAAACGATGAAATTTTAATTGTCGCTGTTGAAAGACTTTATCCATTTCCAAAAGAAGAAATTGAGTCGCTATTAAAAACATTACCAAAACTTGAAACCATTGCATGGGTTCAAGAAGAACCACAAAACCAAGGTGCATGGTACTTTGTTCACCCTATTTTAAACGAACTTGCAGGGGATCAATATCAACTCATTTATCACGGCAGAAAACATCGTGCTGCACCTTCTGAGGGTGATGGAGAGATTCACAAACTTGTTCAAAATATCATTATTGAAAATAGTTTAAATATTTAG
- the sucB gene encoding dihydrolipoyllysine-residue succinyltransferase: protein MAEVKVPELAESITEGTIAEWLKQVGDTVEKGEAILELETDKVNVEVVSEEEGTIQELLAEEGDTVEVGQAIAVVGEGGAKASNKDDSKKETSSKEKDDQQESPSDQKAEEKSDKQNEVAQTASNERINATPSARRAAREKGISLSEVSRKANDVIRKEDVARGPQEQQATKSADKQNESKPQAPQNPNKPVIREKMSRRKKTAAKKLLEVSNNTAMLTTFNEVDMTNVMELRKRKKEKFMEDHNGTKLGFMSFFTKAAVAALKKYPEVNAEIDGDYMVTKQFYDIGVAVSTPGGLLVPNVRDCDKKNFAEIEEEIARLAAKARDNKLSLDDMVNGSFTITNGGIFGSMMSTPIINGNQAAILGMHSIMTRPIAIDKDTIENRPMMYIALSYDHRIIDGKEAVGFLKTIKELIENPEDLLLES, encoded by the coding sequence ATGGCAGAGGTAAAAGTTCCAGAGTTAGCAGAATCAATTACAGAAGGTACCATTGCAGAATGGTTAAAACAAGTAGGTGACACAGTTGAAAAAGGTGAAGCCATACTTGAACTAGAAACGGATAAAGTAAACGTTGAAGTCGTTTCTGAAGAAGAAGGTACAATTCAAGAATTACTTGCAGAAGAAGGCGATACCGTTGAAGTCGGTCAAGCAATCGCTGTTGTAGGCGAAGGTGGCGCAAAAGCATCAAATAAAGATGATTCTAAAAAAGAAACATCGTCAAAAGAAAAAGATGATCAACAAGAAAGCCCGTCTGATCAAAAAGCAGAAGAAAAATCAGATAAACAAAATGAAGTCGCACAAACAGCTTCAAATGAACGAATCAATGCCACACCGTCAGCAAGACGCGCTGCACGTGAAAAAGGCATCAGTTTGAGTGAAGTGAGTCGTAAAGCGAACGATGTTATTCGTAAAGAAGATGTTGCTCGTGGCCCTCAAGAACAACAAGCAACAAAATCAGCAGATAAGCAAAATGAATCAAAACCACAAGCACCACAAAATCCGAACAAACCAGTGATTCGTGAAAAAATGAGCCGTAGAAAGAAAACTGCAGCTAAGAAATTATTAGAAGTGAGCAACAATACAGCAATGCTGACAACTTTCAATGAAGTTGATATGACAAATGTTATGGAATTGCGTAAACGTAAAAAAGAAAAATTTATGGAAGACCATAATGGTACTAAGTTAGGCTTTATGTCATTCTTCACAAAAGCTGCAGTTGCCGCTCTTAAAAAATATCCAGAAGTTAACGCAGAAATTGATGGCGACTATATGGTAACGAAACAGTTTTATGATATCGGTGTGGCCGTTTCTACACCGGGAGGATTATTAGTACCAAACGTTCGTGATTGTGATAAAAAGAACTTTGCAGAGATTGAAGAAGAAATTGCACGCTTAGCTGCAAAAGCACGTGATAATAAACTCTCTCTTGATGATATGGTCAATGGTTCATTTACCATTACAAATGGTGGTATCTTCGGTTCAATGATGTCAACACCAATTATTAATGGTAACCAAGCTGCTATACTAGGTATGCATTCTATTATGACAAGACCGATTGCAATCGATAAAGATACGATTGAAAATCGACCAATGATGTACATTGCTTTAAGTTATGATCATCGAATTATCGATGGAAAAGAAGCTGTAGGTTTCTTAAAAACGATTAAAGAACTGATTGAAAATCCTGAAGATTTATTATTAGAATCTTAA
- a CDS encoding DUF6501 family protein, producing the protein MLHETWKEQTPQKQVKVIHTDAKKFTVSDMLTIGNTYPVVNETEEYYQIIDNSGHVGGYYKTYFEEV; encoded by the coding sequence ATGTTACACGAAACTTGGAAAGAACAAACACCTCAAAAGCAAGTTAAAGTCATTCATACAGATGCAAAGAAATTTACAGTAAGTGATATGTTAACGATTGGCAATACATATCCAGTCGTTAATGAAACAGAAGAGTATTATCAAATAATTGATAATTCTGGTCATGTCGGTGGATACTATAAAACTTATTTTGAAGAAGTTTAA
- a CDS encoding ATP-binding protein, whose product MIKEQFTSYINSDETVLGDAEKLFALNKNILLKGPTGSGKTKLAETLSHITQLPMHQINCSVDLDAESLLGFKTIKTSEEGHQEIVFIDGPVIKAMREGHILYIDEINMAKPETLPILNGVLDYRRQLTNPFTGEVIKAAPGFKVIAAINEGYVGTLPMNEALKNRFVVINVDYIDGDTLHDVIKAQSLLQDDRLIHQIIKFNEDLRTMTQQGQLSEEAASIRALIDMSDLATVMPIERAIQRTIIDKLEDEREQQAIMNAVELNF is encoded by the coding sequence ATGATAAAAGAACAATTTACAAGTTATATAAACTCAGATGAAACGGTATTAGGAGATGCTGAAAAATTATTTGCTTTAAATAAAAACATTTTACTTAAAGGACCAACAGGATCTGGTAAAACTAAATTAGCCGAAACATTAAGTCATATCACTCAATTGCCTATGCATCAAATTAACTGTTCTGTGGATTTAGATGCTGAAAGTTTACTCGGCTTCAAAACAATTAAGACTTCAGAAGAAGGGCATCAAGAAATTGTCTTTATTGATGGGCCAGTCATTAAAGCGATGCGTGAAGGGCATATTTTGTATATTGACGAGATTAATATGGCCAAACCTGAAACACTACCGATTTTAAACGGTGTTCTTGATTATCGAAGACAACTTACGAATCCTTTTACTGGTGAGGTCATCAAAGCCGCACCTGGATTTAAAGTAATTGCCGCAATCAATGAAGGGTACGTCGGTACATTACCCATGAATGAAGCTTTAAAAAACCGCTTTGTAGTCATTAATGTGGATTATATCGATGGCGATACATTGCATGATGTCATTAAAGCACAAAGTCTTTTGCAAGATGACCGATTAATCCATCAAATTATTAAATTTAATGAAGATCTGCGCACGATGACACAACAAGGTCAGCTTTCTGAAGAGGCAGCCAGTATACGTGCTTTAATTGATATGAGTGATTTAGCAACAGTGATGCCAATCGAAAGAGCCATACAACGTACCATTATTGATAAATTAGAAGATGAACGTGAGCAACAAGCGATAATGAATGCAGTAGAACTTAACTTTTAG
- the brnQ3 gene encoding branched-chain amino acid-like transporter carrier protein BrnQ3 has protein sequence MNKNTLIIGFMLFAIFFGAGNLIFPPNLGLDSGQYFWPSILAFVLTGIGLPLLGVVVGALDKQGYIGAINKIHPAFSVVFLVSIYLTIGPLFAIPRTASTSFEMTVTPVIHSSNPLWLFIFSVIYFLIVLYLCLNPGKIVDRIGAILTPLLLVTIIAMIVKGFIDFGGKPQSSANPETYTSALGGFSKGFTEGYLTMDAIAAIAFSMIVVNAVKATGLKHANAIFKQTAMAGIIAAIALAVIYISLGFIGNHMIIPEDTMKRLVDNDQNIGAYLLITMADAGYGAFGKYLLGIIVALACLTTACGLVVSVSEYFNSILPKISYKAYVYIFTLISFVLSNLGLNAVIKMSIPVLLILYPITITTVLLILIARFIPTRRITQQITVAVVTIESALSVMNTNGWLKLSFIDQLPLHQHSLEWFPIAVVTLIISYIIGAFVKSSNIIVYEKE, from the coding sequence ATGAATAAAAACACTTTAATCATTGGCTTTATGTTATTTGCCATCTTTTTTGGAGCAGGAAATCTTATATTTCCACCAAACTTAGGCCTCGATAGCGGTCAATATTTTTGGCCATCCATTCTTGCTTTTGTACTAACTGGAATTGGTTTGCCATTACTCGGCGTTGTCGTTGGTGCATTAGATAAACAAGGTTATATCGGAGCAATTAATAAAATACATCCTGCATTTTCAGTTGTATTTTTAGTTTCTATCTATTTAACAATAGGGCCTTTATTTGCAATACCTCGAACAGCTTCAACATCTTTTGAGATGACAGTAACACCAGTTATCCATTCGAGTAATCCTTTGTGGCTATTCATTTTTTCAGTTATATATTTTCTTATTGTTTTATATTTATGTTTGAACCCAGGTAAAATCGTTGACCGTATTGGTGCCATTTTAACACCTTTACTTTTAGTGACAATTATCGCAATGATTGTTAAAGGTTTTATCGACTTTGGTGGCAAACCGCAAAGTAGTGCAAATCCTGAAACTTACACTTCTGCTTTAGGTGGTTTTTCAAAAGGATTTACAGAAGGGTATTTAACAATGGATGCAATTGCAGCGATTGCATTTTCAATGATAGTGGTGAATGCGGTTAAAGCAACAGGCCTTAAACATGCAAATGCCATTTTCAAACAAACAGCAATGGCGGGTATCATTGCGGCAATTGCATTAGCCGTCATTTATATCTCACTTGGCTTTATCGGTAATCACATGATTATCCCTGAAGATACAATGAAACGATTAGTAGATAACGATCAAAATATTGGGGCTTATTTATTAATTACAATGGCGGATGCAGGTTATGGTGCATTTGGTAAATATTTACTAGGTATTATCGTTGCACTCGCATGTTTAACAACAGCTTGTGGATTAGTTGTCTCTGTCAGTGAGTATTTCAATAGCATTTTACCTAAAATCTCTTATAAAGCATATGTTTACATTTTTACTTTAATTAGTTTTGTATTATCAAACTTAGGTTTAAATGCTGTAATCAAAATGTCTATACCGGTTTTACTCATTTTATACCCAATCACGATTACGACAGTATTGTTAATTTTAATCGCACGTTTTATTCCAACACGACGAATTACGCAACAAATCACTGTGGCTGTTGTCACAATTGAATCTGCTTTAAGTGTTATGAATACAAACGGATGGTTAAAATTAAGCTTTATTGATCAACTTCCTTTACATCAACATTCACTTGAATGGTTTCCAATTGCTGTAGTTACATTAATCATCAGCTATATCATTGGTGCATTTGTAAAAAGTTCTAACATTATCGTTTACGAAAAAGAATAA
- a CDS encoding 5-bromo-4-chloroindolyl phosphate hydrolysis family protein: protein MKYIFSRIWGVFVGIPVSIIALLTSIFALDLNFILDMLIGFTGFIAGYVPTQRLTSRAYLQEMNLSRKDYRYIVHQINQAQSKIKRILKTFINVRSIQDFKLINDIFRLSRTINALVKQRPFQFYKIESFYYSHIDNALYLVESYTRLAKMPLKSAEEQQKLQQTRITLEEVKRTLIADLKQINEQDYNQLDTEIKLNQLYQKRNMKEMENDR, encoded by the coding sequence ATGAAGTATATATTTTCTCGTATTTGGGGTGTTTTTGTCGGTATTCCGGTATCTATTATCGCACTGCTGACAAGTATTTTTGCCTTAGATTTAAATTTTATTTTAGACATGTTGATAGGCTTTACAGGATTTATTGCGGGTTATGTTCCAACACAAAGACTCACATCACGTGCGTATTTACAAGAAATGAATTTATCGCGCAAAGACTATCGCTATATTGTGCATCAAATAAACCAAGCACAAAGTAAAATCAAAAGAATTTTAAAAACATTTATTAATGTACGATCTATACAAGATTTCAAGTTGATTAATGACATCTTTCGTTTGAGTCGTACGATTAACGCGCTCGTTAAACAACGGCCTTTTCAATTTTATAAGATAGAAAGTTTTTATTATTCGCATATCGATAATGCGCTTTATCTTGTTGAAAGTTACACACGTCTTGCGAAAATGCCTTTAAAATCAGCAGAAGAACAACAAAAATTACAACAAACGCGTATTACATTAGAAGAAGTCAAACGTACGCTGATTGCTGATTTAAAACAAATTAATGAACAAGATTATAATCAACTAGACACGGAAATAAAGCTTAATCAGCTGTATCAGAAAAGAAATATGAAAGAAATGGAGAATGATCGATGA
- a CDS encoding acylphosphatase, with the protein MKHYLIRVYGRVQGVGFRYFTERLAMQYEIVGNVKNKDDYVEIHAQGNETQLESFTKAVSKGASPASSVTHYSVDELEIEKDFRDFKVIS; encoded by the coding sequence ATGAAGCACTATTTAATCCGTGTATATGGTCGGGTGCAAGGTGTAGGGTTTAGATATTTTACTGAACGACTTGCGATGCAATATGAAATCGTTGGCAATGTAAAAAATAAAGATGATTATGTAGAAATTCATGCTCAAGGGAATGAAACACAACTTGAAAGCTTTACAAAGGCTGTATCGAAGGGCGCCTCCCCTGCTTCAAGTGTTACACACTATTCTGTTGACGAACTAGAAATAGAAAAAGATTTTAGAGATTTTAAAGTGATATCTTAA
- the msaA gene encoding regulatory protein MsaA, with translation MWEVAKIRADYEGWWLFDDWPEHIVDTQKFDSYDAFIQAYQQLIQQAKGCYDNYIVGKHNIYAFYNNCDMNYCEDCEEDLQIFYSYITLKNEKIYLNLPIID, from the coding sequence ATGTGGGAAGTTGCTAAGATTCGTGCAGACTACGAAGGTTGGTGGTTATTCGATGACTGGCCAGAACACATCGTAGATACACAGAAGTTTGATTCGTACGACGCATTTATACAAGCTTACCAACAGTTGATCCAACAAGCGAAAGGCTGTTATGACAATTACATTGTTGGCAAGCATAATATTTACGCATTTTATAATAATTGTGACATGAACTATTGCGAAGACTGTGAGGAAGATCTTCAAATCTTTTATAGCTATATTACATTAAAAAATGAAAAAATTTATTTAAATTTACCAATAATAGACTAA
- the cspA gene encoding cold shock protein CspA, whose translation MKQGTVKWFNAEKGFGFIEVEGENDVFVHFSAINQEGYKSLDEGQSVEFEVVEGDRGPQAANVVKL comes from the coding sequence ATGAAACAAGGTACAGTTAAATGGTTTAACGCTGAAAAAGGATTTGGTTTTATCGAAGTTGAAGGAGAAAACGACGTATTCGTACACTTCTCAGCTATTAACCAAGAAGGTTACAAATCATTAGATGAAGGTCAATCAGTTGAATTTGAAGTAGTTGAAGGCGATCGCGGTCCTCAAGCTGCAAACGTTGTAAAACTATAA